GGCCGCTTGGGCTCCACCGACGGCGATCAGACCCGCCGCAGTGCCGAGCAAAAGGCTCTTCACCACTTTCATCTTAAAACCTCCAAGTTGCTCATTTTACGGAGACCGGACCGTGAGGCCCCCCAAGATCCCCGTCTCTATCAATCCGCTCGGCCGTTTTCGGACACCCCCGCTTTCGACGCGAGGAACGTGAGCGAACCACCTGCAACGGGACGATCGAGTACCCCCCACCGTCGGGAACCAGTATGCCTGCGTCGGTCAGTAATCAAAATAGTTTATTAGATAAGCTTTTCGGTTTTGCTGCACGTGTGTTTCGCGCGCAACACCGGCGTACGGGCGAATCAATGATCTGATCATCTTTGTAATTTTAGTGACGAAATTACCCTGCCCTGCACTTGCGTCAGGGCAGGCTTGCGTGGACTATGGCTTTCCACGAACACCGGCCTGAACAATCGGTTCACGGGAGTGACGTTGTGTCCGCGACGAGGAAAGAAGGAGCGCGCCTGCGCTCGGTCGGCAATTTGGATATCATCAGGCGCTTCACCTGGGAGATCTCGTCGATCAACATGTATCTGGAGGAGCTGCGTCAGTTCTGGGCGAAGACGCTCGGCATCAGCGGCCCGCAATGGCTGATCCTGATGGCCATCTCCGACCTCGACAAGGACGACGGCATTCCGGTCAACATGGTCTCCAAGCTTCTCCACGTCGATCCGTCCTTTGTCACCACCCAGTCCAAGCTGCTCGAAAAGAAGGGCCTGCTGCGCCGCCGCCCCTCCCCGACCGACGCCCGCGTGGTGCGACTGTCGCTGGCCGACAAGACCCAGAAGCACATCGCAAGCCTCAACGAGCAGTACAAGACGATCCGCGAGTTCGTGTTCGAGGAGTTCGACGAGGACGAATTGACGGAATTCACCGGCAAGCTTGCGACGCTGAAGACTCGCCTGCAGAAAGCCTGCGTCCGGATTTCGATCGACTATTGAAGGCTTGGTGCGGCGCCTAGATCCGCCGGGCGGCGGCGCCGAGCCGCGATTCGAGCCAGTCGAAAATGAACTCGTTGGCAAGGCTCGGATTGTCCGCATGGGACTGCGCGGCGCCGGTCTCGGCCGCCGTGAACACCTTCAGCATGACATCCGGACTGGCGAGCCGGGAGCTCTCGACGATCTGACGCGCCCGGTCGGCCTTGAGCCATCCGTCCTCGCCGAGCGTGATCAGCACCGGACAGTCGGCGCTGGAGGCCATCAGCGGGGCGTGCGGCACCGGCACGATGGTGACGTCGCTCATCGCGAAGCGGCTGGCATAGAAGGCCCGCTCGTGCAGGTCCCACAGGCCGCCGTCGCAGACGGCGGCGGCAAGCCGCGGCTCCTGCAACAGTGCGCGCGCCACGAAGGACGAGCCCCAGCCGTCGGCGATGATTCCGATCCGGGCGAAATCGATGTCGCCCCGCGTCTCCAGATGATCCATCACGCAGGGAATCGCGCTTTCGAGATCCCCCCGGCGCAACAGCTCGTCGGTGAAGTCGTCGCGCTGGTCGCCGAGCAGATCGAGCGCGAGCATCGAGAATCCGCGCTCGCGCGCATGCGGCACGAGCTTGTGCAGGAATTCTTCCTTGCGGTGGCCGGGCTCGCCGATGCAGATCACGGTCGGAGCCCGCTCGCTTGCCGACGGCGCGGGAAGGAAATAGCCCTGCAGCGCATGTCCGTCGAGCCAGGGGATCGTCACGACCTCGCCGGCGGGCCCGCGCGCCGCGAGGTAGCGGCGGGCGCATTCCTGCATCGCGAGCACCGCAACCCAGCGGCGCTCGTCGTCCGGCTCGAGCGGCATCGCCGCCGCACCATAATAGTTCATCGCGCGCAGCCAGTTGCGCTGCGCGCTTGCCATGTGGCCTTCCGCGAACGCTGCCTCGGCGCGGTGCCGATTGGCCTGCGCCAGCTTCTTCCACTCGCGATGCCAGGACCGGTCGTCGCCCCGCTTCAGCTGCCGCGCGATCATCAGGCATTCGGCGATCGTGGCGCCGCCCTCCTGGGCCGCGGTCAGGAGCCGGGTGAATTCAGCGGAGATGTCCTCCCGCTCCGGGCAGAGGATCCAGTCGTCGGAGAGGCATGCGGGTATCATCGGAGCTACGCTCTATCATCGCGTTACCCTCGATTGAGTAGACCAATTCAGTGCACCGACCAAGCAGCCGTGCACCGAATGAGAGCCGTTCGAGATCACCATCGCTTGAACGAAACGGTCCGCTCGCATGCGTGACATTCCAATACGTCATGAGGCGATCGCCATTGGCAGGAGGTGGCACGTACAAATACCTGCACGCCTCTTGCCATGATGATGATCATACCTATATCCGCGCGCCCTGTAGGCGATCTCAACCGAGCCGCCAACCGACCTCCTGCGTAAAGCTTTCGTAGAAAGCGCGATCATACGCCTGCTCCGGCGTGGCGCGCACGCGTTCGTCGAGGCGCCTGGCGTCGTCGCCGACGAGGATGCGCCAACGCTCCGCCTTGACCCCGTCGAGAATGATCTTCGCGGCCTGTGCAGCCGTGGTCGGCGCATCCTCGAGGAAGCTGCGGGCGCGCTCGGCGAACACCGCCTGGATGTCGTCGTCCGACATCTTCTCGGCATCCGGCACGCCGGCGGCGACCATGCGCTTGCGGGTCAGCGCGACCTCGTCCGCGTTGAGCCGCTCCGAGCCGTCGGCGCTCTGCACCTTGCGCGAATTGGAGACGATCGAGGTGCCGATATGACCGGGCATCACCACCGAGCATTTGACGTGCGGCGCATGCAGGCGGAGGTCGTTGATCAGCGCTTCGGTGAATCCCTTCACCGCGAACTTGGCCGAGCTGTAGGCGGTGTGCGCCTGGCCCATGCCGATCGAAGCCCAGAACCCGTTGACACTGGCGGTGTTGACGATGTGGGCCTCGTCGGCCGCGACCAGCATCGGCAGGAAGGTGCGCACACCGAGATAGACGCCGCCCCAGCAGATGTTGAAGGTGCGCTCCCACTGCTCGCGCGTGTTGGTGAACAGGCTGCCGCCGCCGCCGATGCCGGCGTTGTTGAACAGCAGATGGATCCTGTCCGTCTTCTGCTGCTCGGCGAGCTCGTCGCGAAAGCGCTTCAGATGATCCTCGATCGAGACGTCGGCGACATGTGTCGTGACGCGCAGCCCTTGCGGCAGCTTCTCGATCTCGCAGAGCCGTTTGGTCTCGGCCATCGCGGCCTCGGAGACGTCGCACATCGCGACATTGCAGCCCTCGGCCACGAGCTGCCGCGCGAGCTCGCGCCCCATTCCCGTGCCGCCGCCGGTGATGACGGCGATCTTTCCTGCGAAATCCTTCATGGGACTTTCGGCCCCTCCCCTTGTCGGTCTGTTTCTTCGTCATCGCGCACGCGCTGGCGCGTGCACGAAATGTAGCAGCCCCGCATCCGCAAATGAAAGCGGATCGGCGACGCGGTTATTTCGGTACGCGGACTATCGGCCGCACTGATCCGATCATCGCGCGGTCCGCTTCGGCGACGATTGAGCAAGCGCCTCGTCCTTCGAGACGCCGCGCGAGGGGCGCGGCTGCTCAGGATGAGGCTGAGCGGAGTTGGTGCTCGTTGAAGCTGCTGCCGCATACTCCGCACTCATCCTGAGGGCACGCCGGAGGCGGGCGTCTCGAAGGATGCGTTGCGGGCGAGGCCGCCGGAGCTTTACGGGCCCCGTTTCCCGTATTTGTCCGGCTTCGGTTTATGGGCAATTTTTTTACAGTCCGAATCGTCAAATGGACTCCGGACGCTGGGTCGAGTCGGCCAGGCCAGCGTGTGGTTTGCGTGTCACAGGCTCTGGCACTCCGCTTGCATCTTCTTCGTGGTCTGAAACTACCGATGAGGTGACAGGAATGTTCGTGACCGTCGTTGCCGTGCTCTGCCGGCTAAGCGCCGCCAGCTCAGGCAGTTGCATCGAGGAAATCGTGACCGACAGCAACATGACGCCCGAGATCTCGATGATGCAATGTGCGATCGGCGCACAGGCGCCGTTGGCGAAATGGATGGGCGAGCATCCGATCTATCACGCCAATTGGCGCCTGGATCGATACAAATGCGTGCCCGGCCATTACGAGATCAAGGGCCACGCCTAAGGCCCCGCAAAACTACTGATCCGTCAATGACGGATACGAGGAAACGCCCGGGGGCCGGCTTGCCCTCCGCGGGCACGACCAGCGCCAAACCCGACCGAGGCGGCGCGCCCTGTGACCACGGTCACACCTTTCCCTCAAGCCACCACGCGCATGATCTGCGCCCGCGCCCTGCGCCCCTCCGGCGTCGGCATCAGCGCGTAATTGTGCGGCTGGTCACGCAGCAGATGCAGCTCGACCGGCACGCCCACCGCCCTCGCCCGCTCGGCGAGATCGACGCTGTCGGGATACAGCAGATCGCGCGTGCCGGAGAAGATCGTCATCGGCGCGAGGAAGCGGAAGACACCGTTGAGCGGGCTGACGAAGGGGTGGCCGATATCGAGATCGCCGGCGTAGAGCCGCCCGGTCTCGACGATGCCCGGGATATCCTGGATCGGATCGCGGCGTGCGATCTCCATTTGCTCCGGACGGCTGACCGAGGCGTCCGCGGCAGGCGAGATCAGCACCAGCCGGGCCGGCTGCCGATGGCCGTGATCGCGCAGCCATTGGCACGCAGCGAGCGCGAGGCCTGCGCCGGCGGAATTGCCGACCAGCGTGACTTTTGCGGATCCGGCATCTTCCAGCAGCATGCGCAGCAGCTCGCCCGTCGCCGGCACGAGGTCCTTCGCGGTGGCGCGCGGCGCAAGCGGATAGATCGGCACGACGCACGACACGCGCGCCTCGCGCGTCATCTGGCCGATGAAGCGCCAATGCGCCGGCACGATCTCGTTGATGAAGCCGCCGCCGTGCAGGAACATGACGTAGTTGCAGCCCTCGAAGCCCGACGACGGCGCGGTGTAATAGACCGGCCAGCCGCCCATCTTGGTCAGGGTCACCTCGACGCCGCGCCCCAGGCCCGTCGGCTCGTGAGAGGCCGGCTGCAAGGCGAGCTTCTGCACATGCGCCTGCACGGCCTCGACCGAGGCGAGTTGCTGCTTGAACGGGAGCAGCCGCAGCAGCAGGTTGAAGGCGCGGCTTTGCAGGCTGGGTGCGGGATCGCGCCGGGCCGGCGGACTGAACCAGCAACCACCGGGACAAAACTGCAAGGCCGACACGATCCTGGCAACGCTCATGGCCACATCCCCACCTGGCGCGTTCGCGACGGCGACAAAGAGGCTTGCCGACCGGCGGATACCTGCCGCTATAATGCGAGCATTCACTCGCTTTTCCAACTCGCATTCAGATCACAAGGCCGTGGACCGCAAAGCGCCGACAAAACCCCGGAAAAATGCCTCGCAGGCGCGATCGCGCGCCACCATCGACGCGCTGGTCGAGGCGACTGCTCGCATTCTGGTGCGCGAAGGCTTCGAGAAAGCCAGCACCAACCGCATCGCCGAAGTGGCCGGCGTCAGCGTCGGCTCGCTCTACCAGTATTTTCCGGGCAAGGAGGCCCTCGTCGCCGCCGTGATCGACCGCCACAACGAGGCGATCATGGGCCTCGTCCGCACCGCGCTCACCGAAATTGCCGACCTGCCGATCGACAAGGCGGTGCGGAAACTCGTCACCGTCGCGATCGAAGCCCACCGCATCAACCCGAAACTGCACCGCGTGCTGGCCGAACAGATCCCGCGCACCGGCCAGCTTAGGGATGTCGAAGCCTTCAATCGCGAGATCCAAACCCTGGTGCGCGCCTATCTCGAAAGCCGCCGCAAGGAGATGCGAAAGATCGACCCGGGCGTAGCCACGTTCATCTGCGTGAGCACGATCGAGGCTGTCGCGCACAACACGGTGCTGCACGGGGCGGAGATGCTGTCGGAGAAGATGGTGAAGGTGCTGGTGGACGAGACGACGCGGTTGGTGGTGGGCTATTTGAGGTAACAGCCACGTGGCCAAGCCCAAGTTCTGACCTTCCTATAGTTTGGGCTGCTTACTTGAGAGGTCAACACCTATGCTGAGGATGAAGCGCCGCAGAACGATAGCTCAAAGCCGCTGGTCGACATCAAGGTCGATGCAAGCCTCAAAGGCGTTGGTGAGCTTGACGACATCCGGAACAATCTAATCAACGCGTTCACGCGCGGTGACGCCACGCGGACGGGGTGGTCAGCGCGAACATGCCGAGCCGTGCAGACCGAGAGCTGAGCCCACACGCCGGTATGATGACAGCATATCCCTGTTTTGCCTGACCGGTCAAATCGCTTCGGAAAACCATCATTCCGCCAATGACATCGCTACTGTGCATGGGGTTGTTTTCGACATTTCGATTTGCCGCCACCGCAACAGCCACACGCCGCGACCGTAGCGCATGCCTCAAGGGCGGCGCGGGCTCAATCCCGACCGTCCATCCCCAACCGATGCTTTGGAAAAAATGGTCGGAGCGAGAGGATTTGAACCTCCGACCCCTAGTCTCCCAGACTAGTGCGCTAACCGGGCTGCGCCACGCTCCGAACGTCGTTCCATTAGCTAGGATCGGGGCGATGCGCAAGGCGAGGCCGCAGCATTTTGCCGTCTCCGCCCACACGCCCCGGAACGGCCCGCAAAGCCGCCGGAAGGCGCCCTCACCCGTCCTTGAGCGCCTGGTCCAGCATCTCGCGGCAGGCGACGAGGTCGGCGAGGACGCGGCCCAGCCGTTCCCGGTCCAGCGCACTGGGGCCGGCCGGGGCCGCGGGAGTGGTGCCGCCCTTGCGGAAGGTGGTGAGGATGTCCTCGTCGTCGACCTCGGTGAAGCGGAAGTCGATGCCTTCCTCCTCATCACCCTGGTAGTCGTCCTCGTCGCTGTCGGTGACGCCCTTGATCGGCGCCTCCTCGTCCTCGGGCTCCATCAGGCTGGCGCCGATGGCGTCCTCGATGGCGCCGAACGAGACTGCCGCCGCGCTGTCGGCGAGGCCCTGCACCGATTTGACGCCGTGCTCCTTCAGGATCCGCTGCACACCGCGGATGGTGTAGCCCTCGCCGTATAGCAGCCGGCGGATGCCCTTGAGCAGGTCGACGTCGTCGGGGCGGTAATAGCGGCGGCCGCCGCTGCGCTTCATCGGCTTGATCTGGGAGAACCGGGTCTCCCAGAACCGCAGCACGTGCTGGGGAATGTCGAGTTCCTGCGCTACTTCGCTGATGGTTCGGAACGCATCCGGCGCCTTGTCCAAATGCCAAATCCTTTGCGCAGGGCGCGATTACGCCTCGGGTTGAACCTTGCTGGCGTCACCGTTGGTCCGGTGCTGCGCGTTGATCCGCTGCTTCAGGATCGCCGACGGCTTGAACACCATGACCCGGCGCGGCGAGATCGGCACCTCAGTGCCGGTCTTCGGGTTGCGACCGATGCGCTGGCCCTTCTTGCGGACCATGAAGGACCCGAACGAAGACAGCTTCACCGTCTCGCCCTTTTCCAGGCAGTCGGTGATCTCCTTCAGCACGAGTTCCACGAAGGCGGACGATTCCGTGCGCGACAGCCCCACCTTCTGGTAGACGGCTTCGCACAGATCGACACGCGTTACGGTTTTACTTTGATCGGTCATCGCCCTGCCCCACATCACGGCGAACAATTGTTGTCTGAAATTATGAGCTTACGATACGGCGGTCAACAGCGCTCATCAATGCAGGCGCATCGATAATCGCAACAAATTCCGGCAAAATTTTATCGAGTGTGGCTCTACCAGCGCACCATCGCCGAGCCCCAGGTGAAGCCGCCGCCCATCGCCTCCATGAGAACCATGTCGCCGCGCTTGATGCGACCGTCCTTGCGCGCAGCCGACAGCGCCAGCGGAATTGAGGCGGCCGAGGTGTTGCCGTGACGGTCCACCGTCAGCACCACCTTCTCCGGCGCGATATGCAGCTTGTGGGCGGAGGCGTCGATGATTCGCTTGTTGGCCTGGTGCGGCACGAACCAGTCGATGCTGTCGGCATTGAGCCCGGTCGCCTCGAAGGCGTCGACGATGACGTCGGTGATCATGCCGACCGCATGCTTGAAGACCTCGCGGCCCTCCATGCGCAGATGACCGACGGTCTGGGTCGAGGACGGACCGCCGTCGACGAACAGTTTTGCCTTGTGGCGGCCGTCGGAGCGCAGATGCGTGGTGACGATGCCGCGATCGGTCGCGGCCTTGCCCGGCTGCTCCTGCGCCTCCAGCACCACCGCGCCGGCGCCGTCGCCGAACAGCACGCAGGTGCCGCGGTCGGTCCAGTCGAGGATGCGCGAGAAGGTCTCCGCGCCGATCACCAGCGCGCGCTTGAAGGCGCCGGTGCGCAGGAAATTGTCGGCGGTGGCGAGCGCGAACACGAAGCCCGAGCATACCGCCTGGAGATCGAAGGCCGCGCCGTGGTTGATGCCGAGCCCGTGCTGCACGGCGACCGCGGTCGCGGGAAACGTGTTGTCCGGCGTCGAGGTCGCCAGCACGATCAGGTCGATCGACTGTG
The sequence above is drawn from the Bradyrhizobium amphicarpaeae genome and encodes:
- a CDS encoding MarR family winged helix-turn-helix transcriptional regulator, yielding MSATRKEGARLRSVGNLDIIRRFTWEISSINMYLEELRQFWAKTLGISGPQWLILMAISDLDKDDGIPVNMVSKLLHVDPSFVTTQSKLLEKKGLLRRRPSPTDARVVRLSLADKTQKHIASLNEQYKTIREFVFEEFDEDELTEFTGKLATLKTRLQKACVRISIDY
- a CDS encoding alpha/beta hydrolase, which codes for MIPACLSDDWILCPEREDISAEFTRLLTAAQEGGATIAECLMIARQLKRGDDRSWHREWKKLAQANRHRAEAAFAEGHMASAQRNWLRAMNYYGAAAMPLEPDDERRWVAVLAMQECARRYLAARGPAGEVVTIPWLDGHALQGYFLPAPSASERAPTVICIGEPGHRKEEFLHKLVPHARERGFSMLALDLLGDQRDDFTDELLRRGDLESAIPCVMDHLETRGDIDFARIGIIADGWGSSFVARALLQEPRLAAAVCDGGLWDLHERAFYASRFAMSDVTIVPVPHAPLMASSADCPVLITLGEDGWLKADRARQIVESSRLASPDVMLKVFTAAETGAAQSHADNPSLANEFIFDWLESRLGAAARRI
- a CDS encoding SDR family NAD(P)-dependent oxidoreductase; amino-acid sequence: MKDFAGKIAVITGGGTGMGRELARQLVAEGCNVAMCDVSEAAMAETKRLCEIEKLPQGLRVTTHVADVSIEDHLKRFRDELAEQQKTDRIHLLFNNAGIGGGGSLFTNTREQWERTFNICWGGVYLGVRTFLPMLVAADEAHIVNTASVNGFWASIGMGQAHTAYSSAKFAVKGFTEALINDLRLHAPHVKCSVVMPGHIGTSIVSNSRKVQSADGSERLNADEVALTRKRMVAAGVPDAEKMSDDDIQAVFAERARSFLEDAPTTAAQAAKIILDGVKAERWRILVGDDARRLDERVRATPEQAYDRAFYESFTQEVGWRLG
- a CDS encoding alpha/beta fold hydrolase, which codes for MSVARIVSALQFCPGGCWFSPPARRDPAPSLQSRAFNLLLRLLPFKQQLASVEAVQAHVQKLALQPASHEPTGLGRGVEVTLTKMGGWPVYYTAPSSGFEGCNYVMFLHGGGFINEIVPAHWRFIGQMTREARVSCVVPIYPLAPRATAKDLVPATGELLRMLLEDAGSAKVTLVGNSAGAGLALAACQWLRDHGHRQPARLVLISPAADASVSRPEQMEIARRDPIQDIPGIVETGRLYAGDLDIGHPFVSPLNGVFRFLAPMTIFSGTRDLLYPDSVDLAERARAVGVPVELHLLRDQPHNYALMPTPEGRRARAQIMRVVA
- a CDS encoding TetR/AcrR family transcriptional regulator, whose protein sequence is MDRKAPTKPRKNASQARSRATIDALVEATARILVREGFEKASTNRIAEVAGVSVGSLYQYFPGKEALVAAVIDRHNEAIMGLVRTALTEIADLPIDKAVRKLVTVAIEAHRINPKLHRVLAEQIPRTGQLRDVEAFNREIQTLVRAYLESRRKEMRKIDPGVATFICVSTIEAVAHNTVLHGAEMLSEKMVKVLVDETTRLVVGYLR
- a CDS encoding MerR family transcriptional regulator, translated to MDKAPDAFRTISEVAQELDIPQHVLRFWETRFSQIKPMKRSGGRRYYRPDDVDLLKGIRRLLYGEGYTIRGVQRILKEHGVKSVQGLADSAAAVSFGAIEDAIGASLMEPEDEEAPIKGVTDSDEDDYQGDEEEGIDFRFTEVDDEDILTTFRKGGTTPAAPAGPSALDRERLGRVLADLVACREMLDQALKDG
- a CDS encoding integration host factor subunit alpha; this encodes MTDQSKTVTRVDLCEAVYQKVGLSRTESSAFVELVLKEITDCLEKGETVKLSSFGSFMVRKKGQRIGRNPKTGTEVPISPRRVMVFKPSAILKQRINAQHRTNGDASKVQPEA
- a CDS encoding beta-ketoacyl-ACP synthase III; translated protein: MTQIRSVVLGCGSYLPEQVVTNAQLAARIDTSDEWIVQRTGIRERHIAGEGEFTSHLAIKAAQAALTDAGLDAQSIDLIVLATSTPDNTFPATAVAVQHGLGINHGAAFDLQAVCSGFVFALATADNFLRTGAFKRALVIGAETFSRILDWTDRGTCVLFGDGAGAVVLEAQEQPGKAATDRGIVTTHLRSDGRHKAKLFVDGGPSSTQTVGHLRMEGREVFKHAVGMITDVIVDAFEATGLNADSIDWFVPHQANKRIIDASAHKLHIAPEKVVLTVDRHGNTSAASIPLALSAARKDGRIKRGDMVLMEAMGGGFTWGSAMVRW